Proteins co-encoded in one Dendropsophus ebraccatus isolate aDenEbr1 chromosome 9, aDenEbr1.pat, whole genome shotgun sequence genomic window:
- the LOC138801589 gene encoding zymogen granule membrane protein 16-like, with protein MKLWILLSVLCIAAAQQRSSSYSGEYGGGGGKRFSHSGNQLHGPITAIRVRANRNYITGIQVCYGTTWSEYKGGSAGDLEEIFLHPGETITQVTGKYTKYVRKLMFITNKGRQFPIGKEYGSSFNAAPLYPNTVLRYISGSSGSVIDAISFHWDYASSNCQHCAK; from the exons ATGAAGCTCTGGATCTTGCTCAGTGTCCTCTGTATCGCTGCAG CTCAGCAGCGCAGCTCCTCTTACTCTGGTGAATATGGCGGCGGTGGCGGAAAACGCTTCTCACATTCTGGAAACCAGTTACATGGACCGATCACAGCCATAAGGGTCCGTGCAAATCGTAACTACATCACAGG GATCCAGGTGTGCTATGGGACCACTTGGTCGGAATACAAGGGGGGCTCTGCAGGCGACTTGGAGGAGATCTTCCTGCACCCTGGGGAGACGATCACTCAGGTCACAGGGAAATATACCAAGTACGTCAGGAAGTTGATGTTTATCACAAATAAAGGCCGTCAGTTTCCCATTGGAAAGGAATATGGGAGCAGTTTTAATGCCGCCCCCCTGTACCCCAACACTGTGCTGAGATACATCAGTGGCAGCTCCGGCTCTGTGATCGATGCCATTAGCTTTCACTGGGACTATGCCAGCAGTAACTGTCAACACTGCGCCAAGTAA